In a genomic window of Quercus lobata isolate SW786 chromosome 4, ValleyOak3.0 Primary Assembly, whole genome shotgun sequence:
- the LOC115984040 gene encoding UDP-glycosyltransferase 82A1-like, translating into MGNMKCTKKAKMILVPYPAQGHVTPMLKLASAFHNREIFETILITPEFIHHQIASSIEPKDQILCMPIPDGLDKDTPRDFFAIEMAMEKNMPVHLEAMIHKLVEDGEVVCVVVDLLASWAIEVANRCRVPVAGFWPVMFAAYEMIAAIPDMVRTGLVSDTGIPQHLGRICFLPNQPMLSTEDLPWLIGTLPARKARFKFWTRTLDRSRTLRWLLVNSLPDEYIDGKHAQSVKSSQDHPRVFSIGPLSNHVMSKNPSFWEEDKSCLDWLDKQKSNSVIYISFGSWVSPIGEGKVKNLALALEASGQPFLWVLGSTWREGLPIGYLERVAIKFQGKVVSWAPQMEVLRHKAVGCYLTHCGWNSTMEAIQCQKRLLCYPVAGDQFINNKYIVEVWKIGLQLNGFGRKDVEEGLRRVMEDTEMQNRLKRLHERTMGDEAKSRVMSNLTAFIHDLNF; encoded by the exons ATGGGTAATATGAAGTGCACAAAGAAAGCAAAGATGATTTTGGTTCCATACCCTGCACAGGGACATGTTACTCCCATGCTTAAGCTAGCCTCTGCCTTCCATAACCGTGAAATATTTGAGACAATCCTGATCACTCCCGAGTTCATTCACCATCAGATTGCATCAAGTATAGAACCAAAAGACCAGATTTTGTGCATGCCAATACCAGATGGTCTAGACAAGGACACCCCACGTGATTTCTTTGCCATTGAAATGGCTATGGAGAAAAACATGCCTGTCCATTTGGAAGCCATGATTCATAAGCTTGTTGAGGATGGTGAAGTTGTATGTGTGGTGGTTGATTTGTTGGCATCATGGGCTATTGAAGTAGCCAATCGGTGCAGAGTCCCCGTTGCTGGATTTTGGCCTGTCATGTTTGCCGCTTATGAAATGATTGCAGCCATTCCAGACATGGTCCGGACAGGTCTTGTTTCTGATACAG GAATTCCCCAACATCTAGGTAGAATTTGCTTTTTACCAAATCAACCAATGCTATCTACAGAAGATCTACCATGGCTGATTGGAACTCTTCCAGCAAGAAAAGCAAGATTCAAATTTTGGACCAGAACCTTGGACCGATCAAGAACTCTTAGATGGCTCCTAGTGAATTCCCTTCCTGATGAATACATAGATGGAAAACATGCTCAATCGGTCAAAAGCTCTCAAGATCATCCACGTGTGTTCTCTATTGGACCTTTGTCTAACCATGTAATGTCCAAGAACCCCAGCTTTTGGGAAGAAGATAAGAGTTGCTTAGATTGGCTAGACAAGCAAAAGTCTAACTCTGTTATTTACATCTCATTTGGAAGTTGGGTTAGCCCTATTGGAGAAGGTAAAGTTAAGAATCTAGCATTGGCTCTAGAGGCATCAGGACAGCCATTTCTATGGGTGCTAGGGTCAACATGGCGTGAAGGGCTACCAATTGGATATTTGGAGAGAGTGGCCATTAAATTTCAAGGCAAAGTAGTTTCATGGGCTCCCCAAATGGAAGTGTTGCGACACAAGGCTGTGGGGTGTTATCTTACACATTGTGGATGGAATTCAACAATGGAAGCCATACAATGCCAAAAGCGACTTTTGTGCTATCCAGTGGCAGGGGACCAGTTCATAAATAATAAGTACATTGTTGAAGTGTGGAAAATTGGGTTGCAACTCAATGGGTTTGGACGAAAAGATGTTGAAGAAGGCTTAAGAAGAGTAATGGAAGACACTGAGATGCAGAACAGATTAAAGAGGTTACATGAGAGAACAATGGGAGATGAGGCTAAGTCGAGAGTAATGTCTAATCTCACGGCCTTTATCCATGATctcaatttttga